The nucleotide window CAATAAAAGCAACCAGTTAAATAATGTAAGTAGCTTGGGAGAACAAggtgaaaaaactaaaaaacttaATTTGTAGCAGCATACTTGATACAATGCAGCTTATGCAGATAATTATAGCTTATGCAGCAGCATACTTGATACagaaaattaagttttttgaaatatactaGCTTATGTagataattgtaattttgatgaattgtttgGTCCTATGGTGTACTTTGATGCTGTTGAACCGAAGGTATGACTTGTCATATGGTCCCGTAATATATAGAATTTTGTGAATGACAATTGAAAACTGAAAAGCCAAGCTATgacaataacataaacaaatcgAGAAAAAAATGTTCTTGAAGGAACAATGCCGtatcttgaatttttaaaagaaatgagCGCACAAGTCAAAAGGTTCGGATGAATATGAATGAAGAATTTTCATTACTTCTAGCATGCAATACTGCAACACTTTTTTGTAACCTACAAAAGCTACAAATACAGAAGGACTAACCCTTTCAATGGTGCCACATCCTCCCATTTCTGAGGTTTAGCATCCCTATCCTTGCATATCTGCAATAAAAGACATTAATATGCTCAACTAACTAGCACGGACATTTCAGATTGAAGACGTGACCAGTGTTCGACACGTGTCAGTATTTGATACTGACACAACACTACCGACGTATGTAGTTACATCCAATGACTTCCAttctctcaaattattattggtgcTGACGTGTTAGTGTCAATGACGTGTTCAGTGTCTATGTCAGTGTCGGTGCTTGAGAGATTCCTAATGAATTACAGCAGATATTTATAATATTGAATGAAATATCATACAGATCCTTACCTGAAGACCAGAGACATGATCGGTTGCTAACAGCGTAATTAAACCATAGTCGGTATGAGCTCCAGCTCCAAATAATCCTTTCAAGGGATCCGATACTTGACCTTCAAACAAAAAGATGAACACGGCTATATAACTTATCTTCCTTTATAACTGTACAAAGTACAACAAAACACCAAGATCACTGATCCAATACCTCCATAGTGCAGCAAACGTAGAGTCGCAATTGACTCTCCCAGCATTTCCGGCTTATCGAAAAAATCAGCATCTAAATCAAGCGCAAGGGCTATTATCTTTCCAACTGCTTTCCCCACTTCTCTGGATTCcgcaaataaaacaaatggcgaaaataaaaattagagaacATGACAATTATGTGAAGTTCTTTTCCTTTAGACTGAAATATTAATCATAATACACTCTGCACAAGTTGATTTCAAATGAACAATCAAGGTggttaaaataaatacaatatgCCGTTTTCAACCTAAAAGGGACTAGGAAGCAATATCCAAGGTTTAAATCGTTGTTGCAGCCACGTCACTATGCTTGATTGGTATAAGAAAAATTGGGATCAAATCAGGTTGATGTGGCTGCTATTGTGATTCCAATGCAGTTGCAGAAACATACAAACCATCGACGTCACGGCCACAAGTTTGGTCTTCAACCGTTTTAAAAACCCTAACAATTATATTGACAAGTGTGGTCGTCGACCGTTTTCAAACCCTAATAGTAATATGAAGCACAATGGTCACATGACAAGGACTCAAATGAAATCATTCTATGTTGAAACCAAGCACATGGTTTATGTAAGACAATCAGGTTTTCCTATAAAGATCAATAAGTTGGTAACACACTTCCAATTTGAAACACAAATGATTGAAACAGTAACAAAGTTGCATGTTCCATcctatgaagcaccgacacaaGACGTAGGTCACAACATTGACACGTAGACAGCCCCAATAATTTGCAAAAAtggaataataatatatcatcaCACGTGTCATTGTCGTGTCTGACACCAACACATGTGGATACCAGAGACGCCTTTAATTTAAAGTGCTGTGCTACATACTGCATCTTATAATCTTATTACAGAAACATATCATCACTTGTACTTACAATGCTTCTCTGTGAAACTTTTCCATTGTCTCCCTCCATCCTGGAAGAATATCTACACACCAACAAAGtacagaaaaaattaataaaataataaaaccaaataaaatactaatctcataaaaatcatatttttcctCTAAAGGTAAGTTTTTTAACTCTTTACCTGGTGCAGGCCATTTATTAGGCCCATAAAAGGGTTTATTTGATTCTGGGTCATCTTCATCTACTTCAACTCCAATATAATACCCTTCTTTGTAATCCCCTACTTGAAAAACCagtcaaaataacaaaaaatttgagattgtttttccaaaaaaaaacagtgaAATCTTAATCGGTAAAAGTTTAATTTCTATACACTGACAgtgtaaatttaatttacacATTAGTACAATGACGTGTTGCCGCATCaatgaatgaaaataacaattttaaattgaatCTATCTCTATAAACACATGCAATAAAATCAAAAGAGTGTTACCATGAAGTTGATTTTCAGGATCAAGTAACTCATCAAGAACAGGGGTATATCCTCTATGTTTTTCATTCCTCAAAATCTTCATCTTTTCCTTCAAAGGAAGGGTGAAAAATCGCTTACTTTGTTCAAAAACCTCATCCATGAATTCCTCACTAATTCCATGGTTTACAACATAGAAAAAACCAGAATCCAAACACgccttaaaaaacaaaaaaattaaggttaattatataaaaaaaaaaaaaaaaaaaaacagagtaaATTGACCCATGTTGttttttgagaatgaaataTTGAAAAGGGTGATTGAAACAAACCTGTTTGAGTAAATTAACGGATTGGtttatgtttgaatttgaaagGTCGATAAGATTGAGGATAGAGAATTTTGTTGGGTCAGAAACAGGGGATTCTGTTTCTTTGCTCTGTTTTCCCATGTTTtggaaattgaagaagaatgaagaaaaaagaggaCCTTAAAAACCACTTTGAATTACAAACACAAACTAGTGAATGGCGTTGTGTTGTGTTTctttgcttatatatatatatgtgtgtgtgtgcacCATTTGCACAAACACCCCACACCATTTGCCACCATTCAtaattgcatttatttttttaacatatagtTTCTTGAATAAAAACTCAATTTGGTCTTTGGACAAATTTAGGTAGACAACAACcactttttgataattttttggaTAATTCTCTCTTGTTTTTTGGTGTTAATCTTTCGATTTTTTTGGACCAATTTAGGTAGACAAGAACCACTTTTCTAGTCTCTCTTTTTAAATCATTCTCAAGTTAGTTCATtattctattaatattttaaactaaCCATTGTCTCTGTCAAAAGTTTTTTAATTAGATTCATGTCTTTAATTTTGTGTCACATGACGATGAATCTAATTAAAAAACTTTTGATAAAGACATAGActaatttaatagttttttaaattaattatttatttagtgtATAAATGTTAGGGACTAATTTGGACCGCAATAtgagattttgttttttaattaatctttaGTTGTTAGATTAGGCGGCGTCCCTTGGTTACGTATTTTTTAGTGTCATCTTCGTGGCAAATGCTCAGAAATTTATGGAGAATTTAGAGTATATTCAAGGTTCTTAGTCAAGtatttaagattatttttttgagtCAATGAGTCAAGTACTTAAGGGTTTCTTGGAAATAtggttctttttcttttaggtTGGAATAAGGTTCTTTATTTTTAAGGGTGAACCGcattttgatccaaaaactcgtttgatgataaaaataagatacataGAGAATATGGTATAAGATTGGATAAGATAAAATGTGATGTGtgcttgtaccaaaaaaaaaaaagtgatgtgtGCATATAATCAATTATCATAATATATGTTTGATGCACATATGATAATAAACATGGTAATGTTATTTTGATACACATCATAGTAAGATAAGTACATAATCTTTTTGATACAAACATACATCGTGATATACATAATGTGATACCAAACCATTGACCatatatttattgaaattaaacGACTTACTAATTGGGTCATACCAATTTGGAtacaatttattatgattttattttttattttcttcttaaattgcactattaatttttattaatttttttaaaaaatcaatagtgcaatttgagaagaaaataaaaaacaaaactataatGGTAAATGATACTTATCCACAATTTGTTTAAATAATGGTAAATGATTTCACTGTAAAAAAATTGGGAACTTGTTTATTCTCGactttttttaagatttatatttttttggcttaaatatgaagatagtccctgcaaatatctgatattttggtttcaattcctgtaaaaatattttttttagttttagtccttgcaaatataaaaaatttggttttggttcttgatattttgtttttgtccttgtaaaattgattcatattgaatttGGTCCTTGTagtatgtagaatatttgattttagtccctcaaaatgaggactaaaaagaatattatagggaccaatttcaatatgaaatgattttacaaggattaaaacaaaataccaaggaccaaaaccaaatattctatatttgcagggactaaaaccaaaaaaaatatttttaggggGACTAAAACCGAAACgccagatatttgcagggatcatttccatatttaaacctactttttttttttacactctACCTTTCTTTTGATTGAGATTTATATCCTCTTTTGATCGAgatttatatctttttattaagTATCGTTCAAAATCAAGCACTCTAATTTACTTATTCTTATTATATCCTCtttgtttagattttatatatttaggtCTGGGATTCAAACCCcaactaaccaaaaaaaaatatataccattTAGGATAAATGTGATTTCTAACAACTTCACTTAATTATCAATGTAAGAAAATATAGTGAATTATCaatgtgttttaattttttttatgagtgtT belongs to Medicago truncatula cultivar Jemalong A17 chromosome 6, MtrunA17r5.0-ANR, whole genome shotgun sequence and includes:
- the LOC25496961 gene encoding 2-oxoglutarate-Fe(II) type oxidoreductase hxnY isoform X1, which translates into the protein MGKQSKETESPVSDPTKFSILNLIDLSNSNINQSVNLLKQACLDSGFFYVVNHGISEEFMDEVFEQSKRFFTLPLKEKMKILRNEKHRGYTPVLDELLDPENQLHVGDYKEGYYIGVEVDEDDPESNKPFYGPNKWPAPDILPGWRETMEKFHREALEVGKAVGKIIALALDLDADFFDKPEMLGESIATLRLLHYGGQVSDPLKGLFGAGAHTDYGLITLLATDHVSGLQICKDRDAKPQKWEDVAPLKGAFVVNLGDMLERWSNGVFKSTLHRVLGNGQERYSIAYFLEPSHDCLVECLPTCKSDTNPPKYPPILCRDYLSQRYNDTHADLKIYKKQQS
- the LOC25496961 gene encoding 2-oxoglutarate-Fe(II) type oxidoreductase hxnY isoform X2 — translated: MGKQSKETESPVSDPTKFSILNLIDLSNSNINQSVNLLKQACLDSGFFYVVNHGISEEFMDEVFEQSKRFFTLPLKEKMKILRNEKHRGYTPVLDELLDPENQLHGDYKEGYYIGVEVDEDDPESNKPFYGPNKWPAPDILPGWRETMEKFHREALEVGKAVGKIIALALDLDADFFDKPEMLGESIATLRLLHYGGQVSDPLKGLFGAGAHTDYGLITLLATDHVSGLQICKDRDAKPQKWEDVAPLKGAFVVNLGDMLERWSNGVFKSTLHRVLGNGQERYSIAYFLEPSHDCLVECLPTCKSDTNPPKYPPILCRDYLSQRYNDTHADLKIYKKQQS